Proteins encoded in a region of the Triticum dicoccoides isolate Atlit2015 ecotype Zavitan chromosome 3A, WEW_v2.0, whole genome shotgun sequence genome:
- the LOC119269805 gene encoding F-box protein At2g40910-like, translated as MDGEMGEDLLAEILVRLPPKSLARFQCVSTTWRGLIAADYLRRRLPLITSGVLFHDGPRDGEGGRRAYTYARAASASGEDGGGVAEADDMSFFPCHATSSIIDGCNGLLLYYASCPAAFHVVNPTTRRWAALPEPRRKTLLSVLSFDPCASPHYKVVCFTGWLPRGASVEVFDSETGAWGEHELDFGLETDAMSATMHCFAGAVHVLAYSGHVVRIDLGTMACAVTALPAPVSYRARAGHCRGRLRYASSDGSRLTLWELVDAGKSEWVAKHELGVVDLVSGGSCHPATATFVFMAFHPEREVVYLWTPSKLIAFNMEQMRVEEECVFGSGKEDAQLIQIWLFPFSRHLASCLA; from the coding sequence ATGGACGGCGAGATGGGCGAGGACCTGCTGGCGGAGATCCTCGTCCGGCTGCCGCCCAAGTCGCTGGCGCGGTTCCAGTGCGTCTCCACCACGTGGCGGGGCCTCATCGCCGCCGACTACCTCCGCCGGAGGCTGCCGCTCATCACGTCCGGCGTGCTGTTCCACGACGGCCCGCGGGACGGCGAGGGCGGGAGGCGGGCCTACACGTACGCGCGCGCGGCGTCGGCTTCgggcgaggacggcggcggcgtggcGGAGGCCGACGACATGTCCTTCTTCCCGTGCCACGCCACGTCCAGCATCATCGACGGCTGCAACGGCCTGCTGCTCTACTACGCGTCCTGCCCGGCGGCGTTCCACGTCGTGAACCCGACCACGCGCCGGTGGGCGGCGCTGCCTGAGCCGCGCAGGAAGACGCTGCTCTCCGTGCTCTCCTTCGACCCCTGCGCCTCCCCGCACTACAAGGTGGTCTGCTTCACCGGGTGGCTGCCCCGGGGCGCCTCCGTCGAGGTGTTCGACTCGGAGACCGGCGCGTGGGGCGAGCACGAGCTCGACTTCGGCCTGGAGACCGACGCCATGTCGGCCACCATGCACTGCTTCGCCGGCGCCGTGCACGTGCTGGCATACTCGGGCCACGTCGTTCGCATCGACCTCGGCACCATGGCGTGCGCGGTCACCGCGCTCCCGGCGCCCGTGAGCTACCGGGCGCGCGCGGGCCACTGCCGCGGCCGGCTCCGGTACGCGTCCAGCGACGGCTCGCGCCTCACGCTGTGGGAGCTGGTGGACGCGGGCAAGTCCGAGTGGGTGGCGAAGCACGAGCTGGGGGTCGTCGACCTCGTCTCCGGCGGCTCGTGCCACCCCGCTACCGCGACCTTCGTGTTCATGGCGTTCCACCCGGAGAGGGAGGTGGTGTACCTGTGGACGCCGTCGAAGCTCATCGCGTTCAACATGGAGCAGATGCGCGTCGAGGAGGAGTGCGTGTTCGGGTCCGGGAAAGAAGACGCGCAGCTCATACAAATCTGGCTGTTTCCCTTCTCGCGCCATTTGGCCAGCTGCTTGGCCTGA